Proteins from a genomic interval of Chitinispirillales bacterium:
- a CDS encoding right-handed parallel beta-helix repeat-containing protein, with amino-acid sequence MKILAVLFLLATTAFPEIVRISPSNSSPISQAMLRVKSGDTIMLADGKYREDVILKSGVVLCSQNLFAAEIIGNGRDAVVKLNGGAKIIGLSICGGRNGVVTSNTGASIENCYIHSNQGSGILAINRLPKIVNSIISNNLNAGIQGTAIGSTEGEMSHLTIAENRRYGIEIDGDQDVILKDCLFYNNGHKAIKLTNQNLLVMKNLIIYPEQKEFINQDDFIGRPYFTGKHYFLKDNSIGKNKASDGKDIGFVK; translated from the coding sequence ATGAAAATATTAGCGGTTTTATTTTTGCTTGCGACGACGGCTTTTCCAGAAATAGTCAGAATCTCCCCGTCAAATTCATCTCCTATAAGTCAAGCTATGCTGCGGGTAAAATCCGGCGATACGATAATGCTTGCCGATGGGAAATATCGAGAAGACGTTATCTTAAAGAGCGGCGTGGTTTTATGTTCTCAGAATTTATTCGCCGCCGAGATAATAGGTAACGGAAGAGACGCGGTAGTAAAACTAAACGGCGGTGCAAAAATAATAGGATTATCTATTTGCGGCGGGAGAAACGGCGTAGTTACGTCAAATACCGGCGCGTCTATTGAAAATTGTTACATTCACTCAAATCAAGGTTCGGGTATTTTGGCGATAAACCGTCTTCCGAAAATTGTAAACTCTATTATTTCAAACAATTTAAATGCGGGAATTCAGGGAACGGCGATAGGATCTACAGAAGGTGAAATGTCGCATTTAACTATTGCCGAAAATCGTAGATACGGAATAGAAATTGACGGCGACCAAGATGTTATTCTTAAAGATTGTCTGTTTTATAATAACGGGCATAAGGCGATAAAACTAACGAACCAAAATTTGCTTGTCATGAAAAATCTTATAATTTATCCCGAACAAAAAGAGTTTATAAATCAGGACGATTTTATCGGACGTCCATATTTTACGGGAAAACACTATTTTCTCAAGGATAATTCGATAGGCAAAAATAAAGCGAGCGACGGAAAAGATATAGGTTTTGTTAAATAA
- a CDS encoding tetratricopeptide repeat protein: protein MRFFNINNTKKSLTKFVMRGMIVAFAATAVFGDGLPGEYYVTQRWRDLFAPYSPASNPAILTEENYVSVRGVWSPSLGNAFFLYEGGAVVPIGLYQSVGFTVLGVTSNEPIMGAKWDPDKEEIVSTGTPYYDNHMLFMATYAINPFNRLSIGANLNIFKTPNFGDPIRGLGIDIGATYRVSNHPVLGEHIVGINFQNAISPNIFSRPEGEKVTVNTQSINAKINWISFMFDRQVDAGIDFDIKDFTSSAASFAGQAIADANTGDIRKVFDGKKKIEFDFSGRIGVWLLRMINIHGHFGTGHWGVSGGMNVPSIFGGRDFQVGYQYTNITDDKASFTNTIYFRGQFGPHREQVYAMKMARQVQLGPGKLYNQMLSEHYAGNYWSSFFIGGRILTEYPDFFRNDYVVYYMGMNEEAMDMREVANDNYNQVLNDFPRSPVAPYSLLGLLRVAYREGDYGRVQDLYDQINIASSPDSVKHAAAYYYGEALFNQDRIMEAMQQFNSVPAGHGDYVFAQHSMGVAYAINGDLNKTLEYLDNVVQSPVKTNDQKAIVDRSYLLMAFLYYEGQVAEGQSLVRAMAALRAISSSSPYRSEALLGQAWVALKAANWNDCVTAANALKTATKDDILLSEADLLLAYKSIVDKQYAVAANALGEAEKRLVAYSSPTQSDWNQRKAKYVTDRESYYETAQRSKELAMVSQSSYVIAQIDSLSPVQKSQETDVRAFGKYNDDYESTLFFGRGHEKVLDDVSYALAKVRELMGTTSTSKSLEKVQSIDEEMRKIQEQLKMLEGN from the coding sequence ATGCGGTTTTTTAACATCAATAATACCAAAAAATCATTGACGAAATTCGTAATGAGAGGAATGATTGTCGCGTTTGCAGCGACTGCGGTTTTTGGAGACGGGCTTCCGGGCGAATATTATGTAACGCAGAGATGGAGAGACTTGTTCGCTCCTTATTCGCCTGCGTCTAACCCCGCTATTTTGACGGAAGAAAATTACGTCTCGGTTCGAGGAGTGTGGAGTCCGAGTTTGGGAAATGCGTTTTTCCTGTATGAGGGCGGCGCGGTTGTGCCTATCGGTTTGTACCAATCGGTAGGATTTACAGTTTTGGGCGTAACCTCAAACGAACCGATTATGGGAGCGAAGTGGGACCCGGACAAAGAAGAAATAGTAAGCACCGGAACGCCGTATTACGATAATCACATGCTGTTTATGGCTACGTATGCGATTAATCCGTTTAACAGGTTGAGTATCGGCGCCAACTTGAACATATTCAAAACTCCTAATTTCGGAGATCCTATCCGCGGACTCGGTATTGATATCGGCGCTACCTATCGTGTTTCAAATCACCCTGTTCTTGGGGAACATATCGTAGGGATTAACTTCCAAAACGCAATTTCTCCGAACATCTTTTCTCGTCCTGAAGGAGAGAAAGTTACGGTAAACACTCAGTCGATTAACGCTAAAATAAATTGGATAAGTTTTATGTTTGACAGACAGGTGGACGCGGGAATCGATTTTGATATCAAGGACTTTACTTCAAGCGCCGCGTCGTTCGCCGGACAGGCTATCGCTGACGCTAATACCGGAGATATCAGGAAAGTATTTGACGGTAAGAAGAAAATAGAATTTGACTTCAGCGGACGTATCGGAGTGTGGCTTTTGAGAATGATAAATATTCATGGTCATTTCGGGACGGGGCACTGGGGAGTTTCCGGCGGAATGAACGTTCCGTCAATTTTTGGCGGACGCGATTTTCAGGTGGGTTACCAATATACTAACATAACCGACGATAAAGCGTCGTTTACGAATACGATTTATTTTAGAGGGCAATTCGGTCCGCACAGAGAACAAGTTTATGCGATGAAAATGGCTCGTCAAGTACAGCTTGGACCCGGTAAACTGTATAATCAGATGCTTTCCGAGCACTATGCGGGAAATTACTGGAGTTCGTTCTTTATCGGCGGAAGAATCTTAACGGAATATCCGGATTTCTTCAGAAACGATTATGTGGTTTATTACATGGGTATGAACGAAGAAGCGATGGATATGCGTGAAGTCGCAAACGACAATTACAATCAAGTTTTAAACGATTTTCCGCGTTCTCCGGTCGCGCCGTATTCATTGCTTGGACTGTTGCGTGTAGCGTACCGCGAAGGCGATTACGGCAGAGTTCAGGATTTGTACGATCAAATAAATATAGCGTCTTCGCCGGACAGCGTTAAGCATGCGGCGGCGTATTATTACGGAGAGGCGTTGTTTAACCAGGATCGTATTATGGAAGCGATGCAGCAATTTAATTCCGTTCCCGCAGGACATGGGGATTATGTTTTTGCACAACATTCTATGGGCGTAGCCTATGCTATTAACGGCGATTTGAACAAAACGCTGGAATATCTTGATAACGTGGTGCAGTCGCCGGTGAAGACAAACGACCAAAAGGCGATTGTCGATCGTTCTTATCTTCTTATGGCGTTCTTGTATTACGAAGGACAAGTCGCGGAAGGTCAGTCGCTTGTTAGGGCGATGGCGGCGCTTCGTGCGATTTCGTCGTCAAGTCCGTACCGTAGCGAGGCGTTGCTGGGTCAGGCGTGGGTAGCTTTGAAAGCGGCAAACTGGAACGATTGCGTAACTGCGGCGAACGCGCTTAAAACGGCGACAAAGGACGATATTCTATTGAGTGAAGCGGATTTACTGCTCGCTTATAAAAGTATCGTAGATAAACAATACGCCGTTGCGGCTAATGCGCTTGGCGAGGCGGAAAAGCGGCTTGTGGCTTACAGTTCGCCGACACAGTCGGATTGGAATCAGCGGAAAGCGAAGTATGTGACCGATAGAGAGTCGTATTACGAAACGGCGCAGAGATCTAAAGAATTGGCTATGGTGTCGCAGTCGTCTTACGTTATCGCGCAAATAGATTCTCTTTCTCCCGTTCAAAAAAGCCAAGAAACGGACGTAAGAGCGTTCGGCAAGTATAACGACGATTATGAATCGACGCTGTTCTTCGGAAGAGGACACGAGAAAGTGCTTGACGATGTGTCTTATGCGTTGGCGAAGGTGAGAGAACTTATGGGAACGACAAGCACGTCAAAATCTCTTGAAAAAGTTCAATCTATCGACGAGGAAATGCGTAAAATTCAAGAACAGCTCAAAATGCTTGAAGGAAATTAA
- a CDS encoding right-handed parallel beta-helix repeat-containing protein: MKQSFFRATVTASVVFICSVTAEVVMVPSTGIRTISQAIVKARAGDTVIVSDGVYKEDLFIRGGVYVKSQYLHGAIVDGDGRGTVVTLGAGAGIEGFEIRNGTIGVFSKDPDVVIRKNRIVRNWMSGIVIVRHLPTIEDNIISFNRASGIIGWNLRASKGAIEHNTIAYNVGYGFFLGGASNVQFRYNTIAFNQKYGLKMTQEASESVIKYNNFWENLKQFYENPADNYVFDPSFISPKVKYNFNPEPTLCCSVKDATGQNLGARLKN; this comes from the coding sequence ATGAAGCAATCGTTTTTCAGGGCAACGGTAACCGCAAGTGTTGTGTTTATTTGTTCGGTAACGGCGGAAGTCGTTATGGTACCGTCAACAGGGATAAGAACAATTTCACAGGCGATAGTCAAAGCAAGGGCTGGGGATACCGTAATAGTGTCCGATGGTGTTTACAAAGAGGATCTGTTTATCAGAGGCGGAGTGTATGTGAAGTCGCAGTATCTTCACGGCGCTATAGTTGACGGTGACGGAAGAGGAACTGTGGTAACTTTGGGCGCTGGTGCGGGAATTGAGGGTTTTGAAATCCGAAACGGCACCATAGGCGTATTCAGTAAAGATCCGGATGTTGTGATAAGAAAAAACCGCATAGTACGAAATTGGATGTCGGGGATCGTTATCGTTCGTCATCTTCCTACCATAGAAGATAACATTATAAGTTTTAACAGAGCTTCCGGTATTATCGGTTGGAATTTACGTGCGTCTAAAGGCGCGATAGAACATAACACTATCGCTTACAATGTCGGATACGGATTCTTCTTGGGCGGGGCGAGCAACGTTCAATTTCGGTATAATACCATTGCGTTTAATCAAAAATATGGTTTAAAAATGACTCAGGAAGCGTCGGAATCTGTGATTAAATATAACAATTTCTGGGAAAATCTTAAACAGTTCTACGAAAATCCGGCGGATAATTATGTGTTTGATCCTTCGTTTATTTCGCCTAAAGTAAAGTATAATTTCAATCCGGAACCGACTTTGTGTTGCAGCGTAAAAGACGCCACCGGACAAAACCTCGGCGCTCGTCTTAAAAACTAA
- a CDS encoding right-handed parallel beta-helix repeat-containing protein, with product MSGFLDSGFCRICAAILSFVFVVCADMIAVPAASKQLNIALARSQKGDTLVLENGRYRGGIRIPAGVSLVARETGKAHISGTGKENVVILSNGNTISGLKVTGGRIGVYSEGMDNSVLSCLISNNKQSGILAVAHFVRIEDNLIFRNSGSGILMWDVETSGEILNNTIVYNENHGISLGGACKVGLTNNIIAYNGKFAVKISDKTQIFQEFNVFLSYIQVNMTLPEDNYSFDPEFKSPELNDFRLKETSRCYNNGRNGEDIGSRIYTAL from the coding sequence GTGAGCGGATTTTTAGACAGCGGTTTTTGCAGGATTTGTGCGGCGATTTTATCTTTTGTATTTGTTGTCTGCGCCGACATGATTGCAGTTCCGGCGGCGTCAAAACAGTTGAATATTGCGCTTGCTCGCAGCCAAAAGGGAGATACGCTTGTTTTGGAAAACGGAAGATATAGAGGGGGAATTCGTATTCCTGCCGGAGTTTCGCTTGTCGCAAGAGAGACAGGTAAAGCCCATATATCGGGAACGGGAAAAGAAAATGTTGTAATATTGTCTAACGGAAACACGATTTCCGGGCTGAAAGTAACCGGCGGACGAATCGGCGTATATTCTGAAGGTATGGATAATTCGGTATTGTCTTGTTTAATATCGAATAACAAGCAGTCGGGTATTTTGGCTGTAGCGCATTTTGTCAGAATTGAAGATAATTTGATTTTTCGCAACTCCGGTTCAGGGATTTTGATGTGGGATGTCGAGACAAGCGGTGAAATTTTGAACAACACCATAGTTTATAACGAGAACCACGGAATTTCGCTCGGCGGTGCTTGTAAAGTGGGATTGACGAACAATATTATAGCGTATAACGGCAAGTTTGCAGTAAAAATAAGTGATAAAACGCAAATCTTTCAGGAATTTAATGTATTTTTATCGTATATTCAAGTTAACATGACGTTGCCGGAAGATAATTATTCGTTTGATCCGGAATTCAAAAGCCCGGAATTGAACGATTTTAGATTAAAGGAAACGTCTCGGTGTTATAATAACGGAAGAAATGGCGAAGATATTGGCTCAAGAATATATACGGCTTTATGA